One window of Esox lucius isolate fEsoLuc1 chromosome 25, fEsoLuc1.pri, whole genome shotgun sequence genomic DNA carries:
- the mtnr1aa gene encoding melatonin receptor type 1A-A isoform X2: MEGNIFVVSLAVADLVVAIYPYPLVLTSIFDDGWNLGYVHCQISGFLMGVSVIGSIFNITGIAINRYCYICHSLKYDRLYSNKNSVCYVLLIWALTVVAIVPNLFVGSLQYDPRVYSCTFEQSASSAYTIAVVFFHFILPIMIVTYCYLRIWVLVIQVRRRVKPDNRPKLTPHDIRNFVTMFVVFVLFAVCWAPLNFIGLAVAISPEAVAPLIPEWLFVASYFMAYFNSCLNAIVYGVLNQNFRREYKRIVVSVCTARIFFHDSSNDAPERIKSKPSPLITNNNQVKVDSV; the protein is encoded by the coding sequence GCAACATCTTTGTGGTGAGCCTGGCCGTGGCTGACCTTGTGGTGGCCATCTACCCCTACCCGCTGGTCCTCACGTCCATCTTCGACGACGGCTGGAACCTGGGCTACGTCCACTGCCAGATCAGTGGCTTCCTCATGGGCGTCAGCGTCATCGGCTCCATCTTCAACATCACCGGCATCGCCATCAACCGCTACTGCTACATCTGCCACAGCCTCAAGTACGACAGGCTCTACAGCAACAAGAACTCGGTGTGCTACGTTCTGCTCATCTGGGCGTTGACCGTCGTGGCCATCGTGCCGAACCTCTTCGTGGGCTCGCTGCAGTACGACCCCCGGGTGTACTCCTGCACGTTCGAGCAGTCGGCGAGCTCGGCGTACACCATCGCCGTGGTCTTCTTCCACTTCATCTTGCCCATCATGATCGTCACCTACTGCTACCTGAGAATCTGGGTCTTGGTGATTCAGGTCAGGCGACGGGTCAAGCCGGACAACAGGCCGAAGCTGACGCCGCACGACATAAGGAACTTTGTGACTATGTTCGTGGTGTTCGTGCTGTTCGCCGTGTGCTGGGCGCCGCTCAATTTCATCGGGCTGGCCGTGGCGATCAGCCCCGAGGCGGTGGCGCCTCTCATCCCCGAGTGGCTCTTCGTGGCAAGTTACTTCATGGCCTACTTCAACAGCTGCCTTAACGCCATCGTGTACGGGGTGCTCAACCAGAACTTCCGGCGCGAGTACAAGCGCATCGTGGTCTCCGTGTGCACGGCGCGCATCTTTTTCCACGACAGCTCGAACGACGCGCCCGAGCGTATCAAGAGCAAGCCCTCGCCGCTCATAACCAACAACAACCAGGTCAAGGTGGACTCAGTGTGA